CCACCGGGGCCAAGAATGACACCTGATCCCGGGGAATTGTGAAATGGCGTGAGGTGGCAGCCCGCCCGCGGTGGCCGCTGCGCCCACCCCCCGCCGCGAGGGCggccccacccctaccccacgcCCCCGCCCTCGCGCGCGGTTAAATCCCCGCATCCGGCGGCGGCAGCGGCTCACACCGCACCCGGCCCGCACAGCACCATGCCTGCCTGCCGCCCCGGTCCTCTGGCCGGCgccctgctcctgggcctgctgcTGCTCGGCCTCCCCCGGGTCCCAGGTGAGCGGGGCGGGGAGAGCCCTGGCGCCAGAGCGGCCTCTCCCCGAGCGCTAGGACCGGGCCTGGGCCGAGGCGCACGTAGCCTCTCCGGGAGCTGGAGAAATGGGGATTCCTGGGGCGGAAGTGGGGAGACCCATGAGAACTAAATTTTGATGATTCCCTGGTTCCTGAAGGTAGTGACCCCTGGAGCTTAGATGTGGGGTCCTAtgtgctggaggtgggggagacCACTGAAGGCTGAAATTTGGGGCAGAGGCTGTGTGCTGAAGGTGGAGACTTAGTGGCCGGTGGGGCACCCTTGCCTAGGCATAGGAAGCTCCTAAGATGCTCAGCTGTCTGGGGGCCCCTTAAGGATTGAGGGCTCTAAGGATGAGAGTTAGGGGACCCCCGTACTTACACTTATTAGGGTCCCCAGGCCTGGAGGTGGGGCTCCCTGAAGACTGTGAGGGGGGCGCCTAGAGCCAGAGACCAAGAATCCTTGGAGCTTGCgttctggggccctgggagcaggaGGTGGGCGTCTTCCCAGACTCGGGCTCCGCGCCCCCCTGACCGTGCACCTCCCAGGCGGAGAAGTGGAGAAGACCGGCGTGTGCCCCCAGCTACAGGCGGACCTGAACTGTACGCAGGAGTGCGTCTCGGACGCCCAGTGCGCAGACAACCTCAAGTGCTGCCAGGCCGGCTGCGCCACCATTTGTCACCTGCCCAACGGTAACCCTGGGGCGTCCGGCGCGGGGCGGGGAAGGGCGCGGTGGGCTGGAGGAGGCAGAGCGCCGAGATCGGGGGAGAGGGGAGCCCCCCCCCCGGGGACCCCTGTAGAGTCGAGGCGGATGGAACCAGATCCGCCCTGTGCCTCCtcgcggggcctcggggagacaaaggcggcgctaaagctcagccaggagggggaagggaggtccccccacccctggctggaTTCCATTCCCTGGTGCGTGACGGGCTTCCGGGCAAGCACCAGCTGGGACCGTGTTCCCGGAGGTCAAGGCACCCGGTTCTCAGTTTCCTCCCCGGCCGGTTGGAGCCGCAGCCAAGACCCGGGCTGGCCAGTGGGCTGGGTCGTGAGAACTGGGGCGCTCAGCCCTCTCGGAGTCCCTCCCctgcgccccccctcccccctcccccagctctggggGAAGGACTTGGAGCGTCTGGCCTAGCAAGACTCCCCGGATTCCTCTGTCCAGACAGAAAGAGACTTTACGCATTAAGGAGAGCGCCCAGCCCATCCTGAAGATGTGGTGGTGAGCGGCAGACTTGTCCAGGGTCGCTCCGCCGCTCCGTGGCTCGACAGGAGTCCTAGCGAGGGGGTTCAACTTTTGCCACTTCTGGAAGGCTGGTTTGGAGGAAATCAGGATCACTTCCCTGAGCACCCCTACCCTCTTCCTCCTATTTAAAACAATCTCTTCCActaaggatggagagagagagagagagagagagagagagagctatgCGAAAGCCCTGGTGATCCGCAAAGGTCCTTGCTAGAGCTCACTGTCTCCACTAGGCTGCAGGGACCTCATCAGAACAGGGAGTGGCCTTAGGCAACAAGAAATCCAAGCTTCTCATTTTTCAGAGGGAAAAACTGAGGACCAGAAGTAGGGATATGACCTGGGGCACCAAGCTGTTGTGATTACTGGTCTTTATCCAAAATACAGCCGCCCTCGCccagctgtgatttttttccctttccgtTATTTCTAGTAGGGGCTGGGACAGTTTGTAATTAGAGACCTCAGACTTAGGAGACTGGAGCTGGGAGGGTAGAGGGAAGATTGGCCCGTCAGGGGCAGCTGCTGGGTCTGGAGGCCTCTAAtctggagcagggagaggaggaccagagggagaggtgagggttgagagagaaagcgagaggcAGACAAACACAgatgagtggggtggaggggacagaAGGCGTGCCTACTGTTAGGGGCAGACTTTGCTGTTCCTTTGTCTCAGATGGACGGACTGAAGCAGGAAGAGCAACGGGCCAGACGGCCTCCTGAGCTAGAATCTTAGTTCTGCCATCTGCCAGCTGTGTGGTCCTGAGCAAGTTGCTTTATGTCTCAGAACTTCTCCTTTCCTGTtggcaaaatgggaatgataatccCAAACTTTGTGGGACTGACATGGGggctaaatgaaataacacatgGGAAATGTCTCTGTGGAGAGTAGACCCTCTATCCGCTGTGGCGTGTTTTGTCAGTAAACTGCTCCCGATTCCTTTTTTGTCCTAGGGAAGCCCAGTATCTAGACCTCCTGCCCTTTTCAGAGGAATGGATTTCTTTGTGCTAAGAAGTCAGCCACTCCTAGCCTCTGCAGCTGATCAGCCAGTTCTGTACCTGTGTTTGACCTTTGGCTGGGCTTGCTCTTGGGGCTTCCGGGAATTGAGCCCAGCTTCTTTCTCCTTGACCCAGGAAGTGGTgcttagggtgtgtgtgtgtttgtaaatgGTCACAGactgggctcaggtcttgattttacTTCTTACCAGCAGCCTGGTGTTGGATGGTTCCAAAATCAAGGATGGAGGGAGCAGGAAGTGGAGGGGTTTGCGGGTGGTCTTCCTAAGTGCCCTGAGATCAATGCCAGAAGGCAGCTGTCTGGTTTGTgacacagggggagggggatgggaggtCATGTTGTGGACCAGTGTTCATCTCCCGGCATCCCCTCTGCCCactttctcttgttcctttttctccccagaaAAGCAGGGTTCCTGCCCCCAGGTGAACACTGACTTCCCCCAGCTCGGCCTCTGTCAGGACCAGTGCCAG
This region of Canis lupus dingo isolate Sandy chromosome 24, ASM325472v2, whole genome shotgun sequence genomic DNA includes:
- the WFDC2 gene encoding WAP four-disulfide core domain protein 2 isoform X1 yields the protein MPACRPGPLAGALLLGLLLLGLPRVPGGGRLPRLGLRAPLTVHLPGGEVEKTGVCPQLQADLNCTQECVSDAQCADNLKCCQAGCATICHLPNEKQGSCPQVNTDFPQLGLCQDQCQVDSHCPGLLKCCYNGCGKVSCVTPIF
- the WFDC2 gene encoding WAP four-disulfide core domain protein 2 isoform X2, with the protein product MPACRPGPLAGALLLGLLLLGLPRVPGGEVEKTGVCPQLQADLNCTQECVSDAQCADNLKCCQAGCATICHLPNEKQGSCPQVNTDFPQLGLCQDQCQVDSHCPGLLKCCYNGCGKVSCVTPIF